In a genomic window of Helianthus annuus cultivar XRQ/B chromosome 10, HanXRQr2.0-SUNRISE, whole genome shotgun sequence:
- the LOC118482618 gene encoding protein FAR1-RELATED SEQUENCE 5-like: protein MDPQSSTGRATVDFEESRPIGDHAQLSAYQRVSIEDVLNPRPANPNPIASSSALNNCFNDDIHMLPAYRQLSDVQEEMVWELGTLNLGPVKAFQIMRKRYGGFENVGATVDDCKNFRKRINSYIGEYDADMVINRMTDKKQYLADYSFKYSVDDDKRLTGLFWAHGLCKLNYMEFGDAISFDATFKTTRYKMVFVPFTGIDNHCRNVTLGAGLLASESIESYKWLLNSFLKSFGQQPKVVVTDQDPAMKQAIEEVANSQLTLIEFMNHFDGAMDVQRFNHRKNDHISRYIEPADWSETTLEKDAAKRFIRSIFFDKQIEIYGTISECLPMDTKIEGPQIRIMLKDFKAHGDGLLEIIILQYAILVCIMRF from the exons ATGGATCCACAGAGCAGCACTGGACGAGCAACTGTTGATTTTGAAGAAAGTCGACCTATcggtgatcatgctcaattatctgcATATCAGAGAGTTTCtattgaggatgttttaaatccgcGACCTGCAAATCCAAATCCAATTGCAAGTTCAAGTGCTCTAAACAATTGTTTTAATG ATGATATTCACATGCTGCCAGCTTACAGACAATTGTCAGATGTCCAGGAGGAGATGGTATGGGAATTaggcactttaaaccttggtcctgtCAAAGCTTTCCAAATAATGAGGAAACGTTATGGTGGTTTTGAGAATGTTGGTGccacggttgatgattgcaaaaattttaggaAGCGAATTAACAGCTATATAGGAGAATATGACGCTGACATGGTGATTAATAGGATGACTGACAAAAAACAGTATTTAGCTGATTATTCGTTTAAATACTCTGTTGATGATGACAAACGGTTAACTGGTTTGTTCTGGGCTCATGGTTTATGCAAGCTTAACTATATGGAATTTGGGGATGCGATATCCTTCGATGCAACTTTCAAGACAACCAG GTACAAAATGGTGTTTGTTCCGTTCACTGGCATTGACAACCACTGTCGAAATGTAACACTTGGAGCTGGGTTGTTGGCATCGGAGAGCattgaatcatataaatggcttctGAATTCATTCTTAAAGTCATTTGGTCAGCAGCCAAAGGTTGTAGTGACGGATCAAGACCCAGctatgaaacaggctattgaggag GTGGCTAATTCACAACTCACTCTCatagagtttatgaatcatttcGATGGTGCAATGGATGTCCAACGTTTTAATCATAGAAAGAAcgatcatatttcaagatatattGAGCCTGCTGATTGGAGCGAAACTACtttggaaaaagatgctgctaagaGATTCATCAGGTCTATATTCTTTGATAAGCAAATAGAGATTTATGGTACAATTTCTGAATGTCTGCCGATGGACACCAAAATAGAGGGTCCACAGATCAGGATAATGTTGAAGGACTTTAAAGCCCATGGAGATGGTTTATTGGAG ATCATCATCTTGCAATATGCGATTTTGGTTTGTATCATGCGattttaa